A genomic stretch from Bordetella sp. N includes:
- a CDS encoding PLP-dependent aminotransferase family protein, which translates to MKLYQKLAAELEHQIGSGVLHAGDKLPSIRQTHQQHGLSVTTVVRAYSLLESQGLIEGRPQSGYFVRHRDATTPVPDAGLAPSRSQPASAPVDVSRLVLTTLRAIGSGSAVPLGSPYPDPRLFPFQRLSRHAHAISRQSPALGVPDELPPGNPDLIRQIARRYLETGARVDPREIIVTLGATEAINLCLQAVAKPGDTIAVESPTYYAMLHAIERLGMRALEVATDPETGIDVDALADILGRQRVAACMVMPNFQNPLGCQMPDANKRALVELATRHDMPIIESDVYQELHYGPTHPGSLKMHDRRGLVLHCASFSKSLAPAYRIGWAMPGRYRDQVEKLKFLNTLTTPSIPQRAIAEYLQHDGYERHLRRMRKMLAQQARMMMAAVQRFFPAGTRTSHPRGGYVLWVRLPPPLDAMRLYRLALARGITVGPGHMFSIGDGYHNFIRLNYSYAWSPEIEKALVTLGKLAASCLREETATARPPKR; encoded by the coding sequence ATGAAGCTGTACCAGAAGCTCGCCGCCGAACTTGAACATCAGATCGGCAGTGGTGTCCTGCATGCCGGCGACAAACTTCCGTCGATCCGCCAGACTCACCAGCAACACGGCCTGAGCGTCACCACCGTGGTCCGCGCCTATTCCCTGCTGGAAAGCCAGGGCCTGATCGAAGGGCGCCCCCAATCAGGCTATTTCGTGCGCCATCGCGACGCGACCACGCCGGTCCCCGATGCCGGCCTGGCGCCGTCCCGGTCGCAGCCCGCGTCCGCGCCCGTCGACGTCAGCCGGCTGGTGCTGACCACCTTGCGCGCCATCGGCAGCGGTAGCGCGGTGCCGCTGGGTTCGCCCTACCCCGATCCGCGCCTGTTTCCCTTCCAGCGCCTTAGCCGTCATGCCCACGCGATCAGCCGCCAGTCCCCGGCGCTGGGCGTGCCCGACGAACTGCCGCCCGGCAACCCGGACCTGATACGCCAGATCGCCCGCCGCTACCTGGAAACCGGCGCCCGCGTCGATCCCCGCGAAATCATCGTCACTCTGGGCGCCACCGAAGCGATCAATCTCTGTTTGCAGGCCGTGGCCAAGCCGGGCGACACCATCGCGGTGGAATCGCCCACCTACTACGCCATGCTGCATGCGATCGAACGCCTGGGCATGCGCGCGCTGGAAGTCGCCACCGACCCCGAAACGGGTATCGACGTGGACGCGCTTGCCGACATCCTGGGCCGCCAGCGCGTGGCGGCCTGCATGGTGATGCCCAATTTCCAGAACCCGTTGGGTTGCCAGATGCCTGACGCGAACAAGCGGGCCCTGGTCGAACTGGCCACGCGCCATGACATGCCCATCATCGAAAGCGATGTCTACCAGGAACTGCATTACGGCCCCACCCATCCCGGTTCGCTGAAGATGCACGACCGGCGCGGGCTGGTGCTGCACTGCGCGTCCTTTTCCAAAAGCCTGGCGCCTGCCTACCGCATCGGCTGGGCGATGCCGGGACGCTACCGCGACCAGGTCGAAAAACTGAAGTTTCTGAATACGCTGACGACGCCATCGATCCCGCAACGCGCCATCGCCGAGTATCTGCAGCATGACGGCTACGAACGCCATCTGCGCCGCATGCGCAAGATGCTGGCGCAGCAGGCGCGCATGATGATGGCCGCGGTGCAGCGCTTCTTCCCGGCGGGCACGCGCACGTCCCATCCGCGCGGCGGCTATGTCCTGTGGGTGCGCCTGCCGCCGCCCCTGGACGCCATGCGGCTATACCGCCTGGCGCTGGCCCGGGGCATCACCGTAGGCCCCGGTCATATGTTTTCCATCGGCGACGGTTACCATAACTTCATCCGGCTGAACTATAGCTACGCATGGTCACCGGAAATCGAAAAAGCGCTGGTAACCTTAGGCAAACTGGCCGCGTCCTGCCTACGCGAGGAAACGGCCACTGCAAGACCACCGAAACGCTGA
- the sucC gene encoding ADP-forming succinate--CoA ligase subunit beta, with amino-acid sequence MKIHEYQGKELLKKFGVPVPRGIPALSVDEAVAAAEKLGGPVWVVKAQIHAGGRGKGGGVKLARSLDDVRKLAGEILGMQLKTHQTGPEGQKVNRLYIEDGADIQKEYYVSLVTDRATQKVALIASSEGGMDIEEVAHSSPEKIVTEYIDPLAGLTAEQGKKVADAIGMPADSTAQTVDILQKLYQCYMETDASLVEINPLNRDSKGNVIALDAKFNFDPNALFRHPEIVAYRDLDEEDPAEVEASKFDLAYIQLDGNIGCLVNGAGLAMATMDTIKLFGGEPANFLDVGGGATAEKVTEAFKIMLKNKGVKAILVNIFGGIMRCDVIAEGVITACKAVNLSVPLVVRMKGTNEELGKKMLADSGLPIISADTMAEAATKVVAAVK; translated from the coding sequence ATGAAAATCCATGAGTATCAAGGCAAGGAACTGCTGAAGAAATTTGGCGTCCCCGTGCCGCGCGGTATTCCCGCTCTCTCCGTCGACGAAGCCGTGGCAGCCGCGGAGAAGTTGGGAGGACCGGTCTGGGTCGTCAAGGCGCAGATTCACGCGGGTGGCCGCGGCAAGGGCGGTGGCGTGAAGCTGGCCCGTTCGCTCGATGACGTGCGCAAGCTGGCCGGCGAAATCCTGGGCATGCAGCTCAAGACGCACCAGACCGGCCCGGAAGGCCAGAAGGTCAATCGCCTGTACATCGAAGACGGCGCCGACATCCAGAAGGAATACTACGTGTCGCTGGTCACCGACCGCGCCACGCAGAAGGTCGCCCTGATCGCTTCGAGCGAAGGCGGCATGGACATCGAGGAAGTGGCTCACTCCTCGCCGGAAAAAATCGTCACCGAATACATCGATCCGCTGGCCGGCCTGACCGCCGAGCAGGGCAAGAAGGTGGCTGACGCCATCGGCATGCCCGCCGACTCGACCGCCCAGACCGTGGACATCCTCCAGAAGCTGTATCAGTGCTACATGGAAACGGATGCCTCGCTGGTCGAAATCAACCCGCTGAACCGCGACAGCAAGGGCAACGTCATCGCCCTGGACGCCAAGTTCAACTTCGACCCGAACGCCCTGTTCCGTCATCCGGAAATCGTCGCCTACCGCGACCTGGACGAAGAAGATCCCGCTGAAGTGGAAGCCAGCAAGTTCGACCTGGCCTACATCCAGCTCGACGGCAACATCGGCTGCCTGGTGAACGGCGCCGGTCTGGCCATGGCCACCATGGACACCATCAAGCTGTTCGGCGGCGAGCCGGCCAACTTCCTGGACGTCGGCGGCGGCGCCACGGCCGAGAAGGTCACCGAAGCCTTCAAGATCATGCTCAAGAACAAGGGCGTGAAGGCCATTCTGGTCAACATCTTCGGCGGCATCATGCGCTGCGACGTGATCGCCGAAGGCGTGATCACCGCGTGCAAGGCCGTCAACCTGAGCGTTCCGCTGGTCGTCCGCATGAAGGGCACCAACGAAGAACTCGGCAAGAAGATGCTCGCCGACTCTGGATTGCCCATTATCAGCGCCGACACCATGGCCGAAGCGGCCACCAAAGTCGTTGCCGCCGTCAAATAA
- a CDS encoding DUF2889 domain-containing protein, protein MPLPPPDTSRTPLHTRSIRVQGYARDDSLWDIEAELIDVKDYDFKRSDGSVMPAGRPIHHMHLRITIDGGYTIVAAQAAYDAAPYGEHCTCIEAAYQDLVGMNLVKNFRQSVKERFGRVQGCTHMSELSLVLPTAAVQAMAGRRREHAQTSQKRPFQLDGCHALDVTGPVVQTHYPKWYVGDDNADQATSDPTFLSHTT, encoded by the coding sequence ATGCCTTTGCCGCCTCCGGATACCTCGCGCACCCCGCTGCATACACGGTCCATCCGTGTGCAGGGCTATGCGCGTGACGATAGCCTTTGGGATATCGAAGCGGAGCTCATCGACGTCAAGGATTACGATTTCAAGAGGAGCGACGGCTCGGTCATGCCCGCCGGTCGCCCTATACACCACATGCACCTGCGTATTACCATCGACGGCGGATATACCATCGTCGCGGCGCAGGCTGCCTACGATGCCGCCCCCTATGGCGAGCATTGCACCTGCATCGAAGCGGCCTACCAGGACTTGGTGGGCATGAATCTGGTGAAAAATTTTCGTCAGAGCGTCAAGGAAAGGTTTGGCCGCGTGCAGGGCTGTACTCACATGTCCGAGTTGTCCCTGGTTCTGCCCACCGCCGCGGTGCAGGCCATGGCCGGCCGGCGCCGTGAGCACGCCCAGACATCGCAGAAGCGGCCGTTCCAGCTGGATGGCTGCCATGCGCTCGACGTCACGGGCCCCGTGGTCCAGACGCATTACCCGAAGTGGTACGTTGGCGATGACAACGCCGACCAAGCCACCTCAGACCCTACTTTTTTATCCCATACGACCTGA
- a CDS encoding entericidin A/B family lipoprotein: MRSKIIMAVSVVFALVLTGCNTVAGAGRDISRAGSAISNAAEK; encoded by the coding sequence ATGCGTTCGAAAATCATCATGGCCGTTTCCGTGGTCTTCGCGTTGGTGCTGACCGGCTGCAATACAGTCGCGGGCGCTGGCAGGGATATCAGCCGTGCCGGCAGTGCCATCAGCAATGCCGCGGAAAAATAA
- a CDS encoding helix-turn-helix domain-containing protein, giving the protein MNGPQDTPSDRKDGDVPSLPPSMPPALATGADGDNLDPALAALLQAFWDTHQEAPGKRLSLARLSKRADLPMSTLRRMLTELEDAGLLTVATDEDGTGSVVPSPELLGLIEDVFG; this is encoded by the coding sequence TTGAACGGCCCACAAGATACCCCCTCGGACCGCAAGGATGGCGATGTGCCGAGCCTGCCCCCGTCGATGCCGCCGGCCCTGGCCACGGGCGCTGACGGCGACAATCTGGATCCCGCCCTTGCCGCCCTGCTGCAAGCCTTCTGGGACACCCACCAGGAAGCGCCCGGCAAGCGCCTGTCGCTCGCGCGTTTGAGCAAGCGGGCCGACCTTCCCATGAGTACCTTGCGCCGCATGCTAACGGAGCTGGAAGACGCGGGCCTGCTGACCGTAGCCACGGACGAGGATGGCACCGGCAGCGTCGTGCCCAGCCCCGAATTGCTGGGGCTGATCGAAGACGTGTTTGGTTAA
- the ppa gene encoding inorganic diphosphatase, whose product MSLDRVSPGKKLPEEFHVIIEIPMNADPVKYEVDKDTGAIFVDRFMLTAMHYPCNYGYIPQTLSEDGDPADVLVLTPFPIQIGAVVKCRAIGVLEMDDESGGDAKLLAVPVEKLYPPYRNIKSYEDLPVEDVSRIQHFFEHYKDLEKGKWVKVKGWKGVDAAHQEIVSSVERYNKGEK is encoded by the coding sequence ATGAGCCTCGATCGCGTTAGCCCCGGCAAGAAGCTGCCGGAAGAGTTCCACGTCATCATCGAAATCCCCATGAACGCCGATCCCGTCAAGTACGAGGTCGACAAGGACACGGGCGCGATCTTCGTGGACCGCTTCATGCTTACCGCCATGCACTATCCGTGCAACTACGGCTACATCCCCCAGACGCTGTCGGAAGACGGTGACCCGGCCGACGTGCTGGTGCTCACGCCGTTCCCGATCCAGATCGGCGCCGTGGTCAAGTGCCGCGCCATCGGCGTGCTGGAAATGGACGACGAGTCCGGTGGTGACGCCAAGCTGCTGGCCGTGCCGGTGGAAAAGCTCTATCCCCCTTACCGCAACATCAAGTCCTATGAAGACCTGCCGGTCGAGGACGTCAGCCGCATCCAGCACTTCTTCGAACACTACAAGGACCTGGAAAAGGGCAAGTGGGTGAAGGTCAAGGGCTGGAAGGGCGTGGACGCCGCGCACCAGGAGATCGTCTCCAGCGTCGAGCGCTACAACAAGGGCGAGAAGTAA
- a CDS encoding heme biosynthesis HemY N-terminal domain-containing protein — MRAWFWTLLLAVVAVAVAVVLRAHPGNVLILVWPYRIEMSLTLAVLLLVGLFLAIYVGLRLLAWLLAIPERVRAWRGRRAQARDHELLERGWIGLLEGRFAHAEKDLTKLLDQTRARNRRVLAALSAARAAQGLGEFVRRDVMLDRAREHAGTDPGLIEAVATVSADMLLEQGRPQQALQVLEPLQDGGARHLHTLRLLLRAERALNHHDRVFTLARGLLRRGAMDKDEALHVIDLAGAARLTAAAGGDGWRAIWKDMKTDERVLPEIALAAASVFEAAGEGDEAARILDAAIARKFDPRLVAAYARCDALQVPRRLQRAETWLQQRPTDPDLLTALGTLCLVGQLWGQAERYLLRSVSRRASPGTHALLGSLYDRLDRPTDAARHWRLATAVAMGVALPVLAVDEALPAADMHDDPRHLDAESGFLSEASEAPAPVAGVVHDPVPDFAPAADYVLDPDARSLTEIGLADPTVLPPDPYAVDVEPPAELDDYFDSAPLPVAGLDEVPPETRESPSGSSAVRDRSDHGDRSSGQAGAANDKPRGDKSGGGTTGGV, encoded by the coding sequence ATGCGCGCCTGGTTCTGGACGTTATTGCTGGCGGTTGTCGCGGTTGCCGTGGCGGTGGTGCTGCGCGCACACCCGGGCAACGTATTGATCCTGGTCTGGCCTTACCGCATCGAGATGTCGCTGACATTGGCGGTACTGCTGCTGGTCGGCCTGTTCCTCGCCATCTATGTCGGCCTGCGCTTGCTGGCGTGGCTGCTGGCGATCCCGGAGCGGGTGCGGGCCTGGCGCGGACGACGCGCGCAGGCGCGTGACCACGAATTGCTGGAGCGCGGCTGGATCGGCTTGCTGGAAGGCCGCTTCGCCCATGCTGAAAAAGATCTCACCAAACTGCTGGACCAGACCCGCGCGCGCAATCGCCGGGTGCTGGCGGCGTTGTCAGCCGCCCGCGCGGCCCAGGGCCTGGGCGAGTTCGTCCGACGTGACGTGATGCTGGACCGCGCGCGCGAGCACGCCGGCACCGATCCCGGCCTGATCGAAGCCGTGGCCACGGTCAGCGCCGACATGCTGCTGGAACAGGGCCGGCCGCAACAGGCCTTGCAGGTGCTGGAGCCCCTGCAGGACGGCGGCGCCCGCCATCTGCACACCTTGCGCCTGTTGCTGCGCGCGGAGCGCGCGCTGAACCATCATGACCGCGTGTTCACGCTGGCGCGCGGGCTGTTGCGGCGCGGCGCCATGGACAAGGACGAAGCGCTGCACGTGATCGATCTGGCCGGCGCGGCGCGCCTGACGGCCGCCGCCGGTGGCGACGGCTGGCGCGCTATCTGGAAGGACATGAAGACCGACGAGCGCGTGCTGCCGGAAATCGCTTTGGCGGCCGCGTCTGTATTCGAGGCGGCGGGCGAGGGCGACGAGGCCGCCCGCATCCTGGACGCGGCCATCGCGCGCAAGTTCGATCCCCGTCTGGTGGCGGCTTATGCCCGCTGCGATGCCTTGCAGGTGCCGCGTCGCCTGCAGCGCGCCGAGACGTGGTTGCAGCAACGTCCTACCGATCCTGACCTGTTGACCGCGCTGGGTACCCTGTGCCTGGTCGGCCAGTTGTGGGGGCAGGCCGAACGCTATCTTCTGCGCAGCGTCAGCCGCCGCGCCTCGCCGGGCACGCATGCGCTGTTGGGCAGTCTCTACGACCGCCTGGACCGTCCGACGGACGCCGCCCGCCACTGGCGTCTGGCGACCGCCGTCGCCATGGGCGTGGCCTTGCCCGTGCTGGCGGTGGACGAGGCCTTGCCGGCGGCCGACATGCACGACGATCCGCGCCATCTGGACGCCGAAAGCGGTTTCCTGTCGGAAGCGTCCGAAGCCCCGGCGCCGGTAGCCGGCGTGGTGCACGATCCCGTGCCCGACTTTGCTCCGGCAGCGGATTACGTGCTGGATCCCGACGCCCGGTCCTTGACCGAGATAGGTTTGGCCGATCCGACGGTCCTGCCGCCCGATCCCTACGCGGTCGACGTTGAGCCGCCCGCCGAACTGGACGATTATTTCGACAGCGCGCCGCTGCCGGTGGCGGGGCTGGACGAAGTTCCGCCGGAGACCCGTGAATCGCCATCAGGCAGCAGCGCTGTCCGAGACCGCAGCGACCACGGCGACCGGTCCAGCGGCCAGGCCGGGGCCGCCAATGACAAGCCCCGCGGTGACAAATCCGGTGGCGGTACGACGGGTGGCGTCTGA
- a CDS encoding TerC family protein, whose amino-acid sequence MLEFFQTLSWAAVFQIIMIDILLGGDNAVVIALACRNLAPKQRMQGILWGTAGAIILRVVLIAFALTLLNIPALKIVGGLLLVWIGVKLLIPEDDAHDKVKGGTSIMTAIKTIIIADFVMSLDNVIAIAGAAQGAHADHQIGLVVFGLLVSVPIIIWGSTLVLKLIDRYPLVITLGAALLGWIAGGMLVTDVLITRNFGEQPGMVKLGAEIVGALLVVLLGRWLASRKVVSKEALQ is encoded by the coding sequence GTGCTTGAATTTTTCCAAACGCTCAGTTGGGCGGCAGTTTTCCAGATCATCATGATCGACATCCTGCTGGGGGGTGACAACGCCGTTGTCATCGCGCTGGCTTGTCGCAACCTGGCGCCCAAACAGCGCATGCAGGGCATTCTTTGGGGTACGGCCGGCGCCATCATCCTGCGCGTCGTGCTCATCGCCTTCGCGCTGACCCTGCTCAACATCCCTGCCTTGAAGATCGTCGGCGGCCTGCTGCTGGTGTGGATCGGCGTCAAGCTGCTCATCCCGGAAGACGATGCCCATGACAAGGTCAAGGGCGGCACGTCCATCATGACGGCGATCAAGACCATCATCATTGCCGACTTCGTCATGAGCCTGGACAACGTCATCGCCATCGCCGGCGCGGCGCAGGGCGCCCATGCCGACCACCAGATCGGCCTGGTCGTGTTCGGCCTGCTGGTCAGCGTTCCCATCATCATCTGGGGCTCGACCCTGGTGCTGAAGCTGATCGACCGCTATCCGCTGGTCATCACCCTGGGCGCGGCCTTGCTGGGCTGGATCGCCGGCGGCATGCTGGTCACCGATGTTTTGATCACGCGCAACTTCGGGGAGCAGCCCGGTATGGTTAAATTGGGGGCTGAAATCGTCGGCGCGCTGCTGGTTGTCCTGTTGGGACGCTGGCTTGCCAGCCGTAAGGTCGTCTCCAAGGAAGCCCTGCAATGA
- a CDS encoding uroporphyrinogen-III C-methyltransferase produces MTDNTPATEPVVPPAAAGNTPPSAGKPAAAPPSRPARKSGVSPAVSALVVVIVLAIVLAAALYMQRREFLAAGREVATRIDNLNSALTQTRADTRQALALAQAQAGRAAALENTLKETQSQYASLEQAWQAFNDTSSDDVLANDVERTLTIANQQLRLAGNVSNAIVALETAQARLARADRPRFASLQQTINGDLDRLRAVPTVDIPAQSSRIERLVTLVGKAPLLAPDAVAPGMLAPGLAAVGSPAAAPVAAAPEAETLPADAAWWQRWRAEIASWPARGGSALVRELGDLIRVQRVDEPSALLLSPEQALQLRSTLRQRLLSVQLSLLMRQPAIWKGELETVNRTLDTYFDRRSADTLAALNLTRELMQTEISVPVPDVSDSLSAVAALRAAGAAGANSRGRD; encoded by the coding sequence ATGACAGACAATACCCCTGCCACCGAGCCGGTCGTGCCTCCTGCCGCCGCCGGCAACACGCCGCCTTCCGCGGGCAAGCCCGCAGCCGCTCCGCCGTCGCGCCCAGCGCGCAAGAGCGGTGTCTCCCCCGCCGTATCCGCCCTGGTCGTCGTCATTGTGCTGGCGATCGTGCTGGCGGCAGCGCTATATATGCAACGCCGCGAATTCCTGGCCGCCGGCCGTGAAGTCGCCACCCGCATCGACAACTTGAACAGCGCGCTGACCCAGACGCGCGCCGACACCCGGCAAGCCCTGGCCTTGGCGCAGGCGCAGGCGGGCAGGGCCGCCGCCCTGGAAAACACGCTCAAGGAAACGCAGAGCCAATATGCGTCCCTCGAGCAGGCCTGGCAGGCCTTCAACGACACCTCCAGCGACGACGTGCTGGCCAATGACGTCGAGCGCACGTTGACCATCGCCAACCAGCAATTGCGCCTGGCGGGCAATGTCAGCAACGCCATCGTCGCCCTGGAAACCGCGCAAGCGCGCCTGGCGCGCGCCGACCGGCCGCGCTTCGCCAGCCTGCAGCAGACCATCAATGGCGACCTCGACCGCCTGCGCGCCGTGCCGACCGTCGACATTCCGGCGCAGTCGTCCCGTATCGAACGCCTGGTGACCCTGGTCGGCAAAGCGCCTTTGCTGGCCCCCGACGCGGTGGCTCCCGGGATGCTCGCGCCTGGCCTGGCGGCCGTTGGCTCGCCTGCCGCGGCACCCGTGGCCGCGGCGCCGGAAGCCGAGACCCTGCCTGCCGACGCCGCCTGGTGGCAGCGCTGGCGCGCCGAAATCGCCTCCTGGCCGGCCCGCGGTGGCTCGGCGCTGGTGCGCGAACTGGGCGACCTGATCCGCGTGCAGCGCGTCGACGAGCCGTCGGCCTTGCTGCTGTCGCCGGAACAGGCGCTGCAGTTGCGCTCGACCTTGCGCCAACGCCTGCTGTCCGTCCAGCTGTCCCTGCTGATGCGTCAGCCGGCCATCTGGAAGGGCGAGCTGGAGACGGTCAACCGCACGCTGGACACGTATTTCGACCGCCGCTCCGCCGATACGCTGGCGGCGTTGAACCTGACCCGCGAGCTGATGCAGACGGAAATCTCCGTTCCGGTTCCTGACGTCAGTGACAGCCTGAGCGCCGTCGCCGCCTTGCGTGCGGCCGGTGCGGCCGGCGCCAACTCGCGCGGACGGGACTGA
- a CDS encoding TerC family protein, with amino-acid sequence MELTQAAFWLALLQIIWVNILLSGDNAVVIALAARSLPPEQQKRAIAIGSAAAIVMRIVLTLVAAKLLLLPWLKLIGAVLLVYIGVTLLLPEDEDEGDGKAHGSLMTAIRTIMIADLVMSLDNVVAVAAAAMGDTTLLVLGLAISIPLVIFGSTLLLKVIERFPLIVWVGAALLGFIAGELLVGDPALQEPIARIDSALGVTQHNFATMVGVAGALLVLALGKILIARRKAD; translated from the coding sequence ATGGAATTAACACAAGCTGCATTCTGGCTCGCATTGCTGCAAATCATCTGGGTAAACATTCTTCTGTCGGGCGATAACGCCGTCGTTATCGCACTGGCGGCGCGGTCTTTGCCGCCCGAGCAGCAGAAAAGGGCCATCGCGATCGGCTCCGCCGCCGCGATCGTCATGCGTATCGTGCTGACCCTGGTCGCCGCCAAGCTCCTGTTGTTGCCCTGGCTGAAGCTGATCGGCGCGGTGCTGCTGGTCTACATCGGCGTCACCCTGCTGCTGCCGGAAGACGAAGATGAAGGTGACGGCAAGGCGCACGGCTCGTTGATGACGGCGATCCGCACCATCATGATCGCCGATCTGGTCATGAGCCTGGACAACGTGGTGGCCGTGGCCGCCGCCGCCATGGGCGATACGACCTTGCTGGTGCTGGGCCTGGCCATCAGCATCCCGCTGGTGATTTTCGGCAGCACGCTGCTGTTGAAGGTCATCGAACGCTTCCCCCTGATCGTCTGGGTGGGCGCGGCGCTGTTGGGCTTCATTGCCGGCGAACTGCTGGTAGGGGATCCCGCTTTGCAGGAACCGATAGCCCGGATCGACTCGGCGCTGGGCGTGACACAGCACAATTTCGCCACTATGGTTGGTGTGGCGGGTGCGTTGTTGGTGCTGGCCCTAGGGAAAATCCTTATCGCCCGACGCAAAGCTGACTGA
- a CDS encoding uroporphyrinogen-III synthase, which produces MSDIAVLTRPEGSNQALAQRLTAAGWQVRDWPALALTTEACPPERLPRPQDYDLAVFVSGNAARHYLEQLHRADPAGVPSWPASCLAATVGPSSAAALRATGCFDAATVIHPGPDAPSHDSEALWEELRRRGPLPRRVLIVRGTEGRDWLADRLREAGAEVLAHAAYRRTPAQWDDAALAQLQDWRDTDAMPVWLLTSGEGIAAVLANVVRAGVLPWWRGGRFIVTHPVLAQRLERQEGIALNAISVQVSSNDALFEAFVSA; this is translated from the coding sequence ATGTCCGATATCGCAGTCCTGACGCGGCCCGAGGGCAGCAACCAAGCACTGGCGCAACGCCTGACGGCTGCCGGCTGGCAGGTGCGCGACTGGCCCGCGCTGGCCTTGACGACCGAGGCCTGCCCGCCCGAGCGCCTGCCGCGCCCCCAGGATTACGATCTGGCGGTATTCGTCAGCGGCAATGCCGCGCGGCATTATCTGGAGCAGCTGCACCGGGCCGATCCCGCCGGCGTGCCGTCCTGGCCGGCGTCCTGCCTCGCCGCCACGGTCGGGCCGAGCAGCGCCGCCGCGCTGCGCGCCACCGGCTGCTTCGATGCCGCCACGGTCATCCACCCCGGTCCCGATGCCCCCAGCCATGATTCCGAAGCCCTGTGGGAAGAACTGCGCCGGCGCGGTCCATTGCCGCGCCGCGTGCTGATCGTGCGCGGTACGGAGGGGCGGGACTGGCTGGCGGACCGGTTGCGCGAAGCCGGCGCGGAAGTGCTGGCGCACGCGGCCTATCGCCGCACCCCCGCGCAATGGGACGATGCCGCGCTGGCCCAGTTGCAGGACTGGCGTGACACGGATGCCATGCCGGTCTGGCTGCTTACCAGCGGGGAGGGCATAGCCGCCGTTTTGGCCAATGTCGTCCGGGCCGGCGTCCTGCCCTGGTGGCGCGGCGGCCGTTTCATCGTCACCCATCCCGTCCTGGCGCAACGCCTGGAGCGCCAGGAGGGGATTGCTTTGAATGCCATAAGCGTGCAGGTTTCGTCCAATGATGCACTCTTTGAAGCTTTTGTTTCCGCCTGA
- the sucD gene encoding succinate--CoA ligase subunit alpha, with protein MSILINKDTKVITQGITGKTGQFHTRMCRDYANGKAAFVAGVNPKKAGEDFEGIPIFASVKEAKADTGATVSVIYVPPAGAAAAIWEAVEAELDLAICITEGIPVRDMLEVRNRMKAINSKTLLLGPNCPGLITPDEIKIGIMPGHIHRKGRIGIVSRSGTLTYEAVGQVTELGLGQSSAVGIGGDPINGLKHIDVLKLFNDDPDTDAVIMIGEIGGPDEVNAALWAKDNMKKPVVGFIAGVTAPPGKRMGHAGALISGGADTADAKLEVMESCGIRTTRNPSEMGKLLKSVL; from the coding sequence ATGTCGATCTTGATCAACAAGGACACCAAAGTCATCACCCAAGGCATCACGGGCAAGACGGGTCAGTTCCACACCCGCATGTGCCGCGACTACGCCAACGGTAAAGCCGCCTTCGTGGCCGGCGTGAACCCGAAGAAGGCGGGTGAGGACTTTGAAGGTATCCCCATCTTCGCTTCGGTCAAGGAAGCGAAGGCCGACACCGGCGCCACCGTTTCGGTGATCTACGTGCCGCCCGCCGGCGCCGCCGCCGCGATCTGGGAAGCTGTTGAAGCCGAACTGGACCTGGCCATCTGCATTACCGAAGGCATCCCCGTCCGCGACATGCTGGAAGTGCGCAACCGCATGAAGGCCATCAACAGCAAGACGCTGCTGCTGGGCCCGAACTGCCCCGGCCTGATCACGCCCGATGAAATCAAAATCGGCATCATGCCCGGCCACATCCACCGCAAGGGCCGCATCGGCATCGTCAGCCGCTCCGGCACGCTGACGTACGAAGCCGTGGGTCAGGTTACCGAACTGGGCCTGGGCCAATCCAGCGCCGTCGGTATCGGTGGCGATCCCATCAACGGCCTGAAGCACATCGACGTGCTCAAGTTGTTCAATGACGATCCCGACACCGACGCCGTCATCATGATCGGCGAAATCGGCGGTCCGGATGAAGTCAACGCCGCGCTGTGGGCGAAGGACAACATGAAGAAACCGGTGGTCGGCTTCATCGCCGGCGTTACCGCTCCTCCGGGAAAGCGCATGGGCCACGCCGGCGCGCTGATCTCGGGCGGTGCCGATACCGCCGACGCCAAGCTGGAAGTGATGGAAAGCTGCGGCATTCGCACCACCCGCAACCCGTCGGAAATGGGCAAGCTGCTGAAGTCGGTGCTGTAA